One Lactobacillus sp. CBA3606 DNA segment encodes these proteins:
- a CDS encoding nucleotidyl transferase AbiEii/AbiGii toxin family protein gives MKLEFTNQKQFLARIRKLAKERKITPQIMLQEIVLDDLIDRISNSPYQKNLVLKGGFLIASLIGNDTRSTRDIDTSIVGLPVTEDKMKSVFQEISDIELPEDIIKLSIVRIGEIREDDEYSGYRIHIRAQIYTTRVDVKIDISTGDVITERAIQYGHKMILEDRTVQVMAYTVETIIAEKLETIVSRADANTRLKDFYDLFLLDHQDKTEIKFDVLKKAIQATSAKRETTNQLGTYISTLTALKTSPSLQRLWIAYQKPNEYAHGIEFGATCNAAIDLVRKSGME, from the coding sequence GTGAAACTTGAATTTACTAACCAGAAGCAATTTTTGGCTAGAATCAGAAAGTTAGCAAAAGAAAGAAAAATCACACCACAAATTATGTTGCAGGAGATTGTTTTGGATGATCTAATTGATAGAATCTCTAATTCGCCTTACCAAAAAAATCTTGTACTAAAAGGTGGCTTCTTGATTGCATCACTAATTGGTAACGACACTCGCTCAACACGGGATATTGATACCTCAATTGTTGGTTTACCAGTGACGGAAGATAAAATGAAAAGTGTGTTTCAAGAAATCAGTGACATTGAATTACCAGAAGATATAATCAAACTATCAATTGTAAGGATTGGCGAAATTAGGGAAGATGATGAGTATTCTGGTTACCGGATTCATATCCGTGCACAAATCTATACCACACGAGTTGATGTTAAGATTGATATATCAACTGGAGATGTGATTACTGAGCGCGCCATCCAGTATGGACACAAAATGATACTTGAGGATCGGACTGTCCAAGTTATGGCGTACACAGTTGAAACCATCATTGCCGAAAAGTTGGAGACGATTGTTAGCCGGGCTGATGCTAATACACGATTGAAGGATTTTTACGATTTATTTTTGCTCGATCATCAGGATAAGACTGAAATAAAGTTTGACGTATTAAAAAAGGCAATACAAGCAACTTCTGCAAAAAGAGAAACAACTAATCAATTAGGTACCTATATTTCAACATTAACAGCTCTTAAAACAAGTCCAAGTCTTCAAAGATTATGGATTGCTTATCAAAAGCCCAATGAATATGCGCACGGGATTGAGTTTGGA
- a CDS encoding type IV toxin-antitoxin system AbiEi family antitoxin domain-containing protein yields the protein MSQQDEIIEYLNKNGGQITSKTANSMGISPRVLRNMYAHGQLERLAPGVYIDPLEFGDDIAAIQYSLSKGVFFKDTALFLYGMIDRTPSTYEMNFPLPYAYSTKTDAPIKIYRQKKDLYEIGITTTKTPGGHLVKVYDVERTLCDILRTRDRSDAETIKQAMNSYAHRKEKNLRQLMAYARTFKVEEEIRTYMEVLL from the coding sequence ATGAGCCAACAAGATGAGATCATTGAGTACTTGAACAAAAACGGTGGTCAAATTACATCTAAAACTGCTAATTCAATGGGCATCTCACCTAGAGTGCTGCGCAACATGTATGCTCATGGACAGCTTGAAAGATTAGCACCGGGTGTTTATATTGATCCACTTGAATTTGGTGACGATATTGCTGCGATACAATATAGCCTTTCAAAAGGTGTTTTCTTTAAAGATACGGCATTATTCCTTTATGGAATGATTGATCGAACGCCAAGTACCTATGAGATGAACTTTCCGTTGCCATACGCGTACAGTACAAAAACCGATGCACCAATCAAGATTTATCGACAAAAAAAGGATCTTTATGAAATTGGCATAACAACAACTAAAACTCCCGGTGGACACCTAGTTAAGGTTTACGATGTTGAGCGCACCTTGTGTGATATCCTGCGAACGCGAGATAGGTCTGATGCCGAGACGATTAAACAAGCAATGAATAGTTACGCCCATCGGAAAGAAAAGAATCTCCGCCAATTAATGGCGTACGCAAGAACATTTAAGGTAGAAGAAGAAATTAGAACGTATATGGAGGTCCTACTGTGA